A region of the Microcoleus sp. bin38.metabat.b11b12b14.051 genome:
GTTGTCGGTCATACTCGATTTTACCGTAATCTAGTTTAATTGCGCGATCGGCTAAATCGAAATAGCGATCGTCATGACTGATAACAAACACAGTTTTACCGCGCCGCTTCAACTCCGGTAACAACTGCTTGTAAAAAATATCCCGAAAAAACGGATCTTGATCCGAAGCCCACTCATCAAACAAATAAATCGGCCTATCTTCCAAATAAGCAGTCAGCAAAGCCAACCGTTTTCGCTGTCCCTGAGACAAAGCCGTAGTTGACAAAACACCATCTTTCACCTCAACCTTATTATCCAAATGAAACTCTCGCAAATATTCAGCCGCCTGCTTGTCCAAATCATGATTAGTCATTCCCAACAGCCTTTCAAACAAATAGAAATCCGAAAAAATTGCCGAAAAATGTTGCCTGTACCACTCTCTGTTTTCATTAGTAATCCGCTGTCCATCTAGCAAAATTTCTCCCGATTCAGGAATGTACAAACCAGTAAGTAACTTAGCAAAAGTAGACTTACCGCTGCCATTTCCACCCACAATAAACACCAACTCTCCACGATGGAACTTTAAACTAATTTCGCCCAATATAAAATTGCTGTCTTCCTGATCTCCCGGATAGCTGTGAGTAGTCTCCTTCAACTCAAGTGTTTGCCAATCAGCAGTTTTAACTGGTTTAACCGCAGCAGTTATCTCAGCTTGACTCGCCAAAGCCAATCCCATTCTCTCAATTTTTTCTACAGCAGTATTGGCTCGAAAAATTGCCGGCAACCTCTGCAAAATATTCTGAAACGGAGACATCAAATAGGTACTTGTCAGAATATAAGCCGACAAAACAGAAGTAGAAACTGGCACAAATTTCGGTACAGCAAACAGCAGCAAACCAATCAACATAAAAAATAGCAACTGTCCGACTCCAGTCGCCACCGCAGCGGTATTCAGCGCCTGCAAATTGTAATCACGGGAATCAGCAGCACTTACCTGCAACTCTTCATCAAAAAACTCTTGGCGGCGCGACGAATGCAGTTTCAATTCCTTAATTCCTTCAGTAATGCTGCGAAAATGCTTGAACAATACATCTTGTTCTTCCCGCGCCAAATCAAAAAACTTTCGCATTTTGTTCAGCAGCAACTGTACCGTAGCAATCGTCAAAGCTAAAAAAGCAAATACAACTGCAAAAACCGTCCCAGACAGCGTACTCAAATAAGTCAAGCAGCCGACAACAACGGCCATGTCAACGCAAAGAAAAGGAATCAAAAATATAGTATTAGAAAGCGTTCCCACATCATCAGTGAGAGTAGCCATCAAGCGATTAGCGCCCAATTCTTCTAAGTGTCGCAAAGGAGAAGACAAAATCCCTCGGCTTAAACTCAGCCGCAGATTGTAAACAGCTTCTTGGGAAAGGTAGATTAACAAAAATTGGGAAATAACGCCGGTGACGAGGGCTAAAACTGCTAATCCGGCAAAGTACCAGACTAAATTCTGATTGGCATTATCGCTGATGGCGCGGTTGATCAGAGCAATTAATTGGGCGCTACAACCGCCACTAATTAAGCCTGTGAGGATGGCGATGGAAACATTTAACCACGAAGCTTTTAACAGCAGCCAGATTACATTCATGCGATTTTATTTTGTATTTAATAGGTGTTTGCGATCGGGTTTTAGTTTTCAGCACAAAAGAAGGACTAAAGTCCTCACTACGAACCTGTTTTTTTTGTGAGAGGGTTGGCTTTTTATGAGGGTTTTAGTTTTCACAACGAACATAGTTACTGCTGCACTTCTATTTCCTCCGTCTCGAATACAACCAGTTCATAAATATCACTCACCAACATTTCCACACCGAAGTAAAAGAAACTGTTGCAGATTCTCCCAGATATTCTTGAAACAACCATTGATTCGATTCATTGATTGTATGAAACTTTGGCTTGATTTTTACTAACATTTTTACACCTCCACTATATTTTATCCGCGTTAATCTGTGTTAATCTGCTTAAATCTGCGGTTAAAAATCATAACTAATAGTATATCACAATCATCAGCGATTTGAATTTGATTACAGAAGACCGGGCGGTTGAAACCGCGTCTACACAAACAAAACCTGCCTCCGCAGGTTGAAGATATAAAAAAGCGCCTAATCAAACATTAGGCGCTTTTTTATTTTTCAAGATTCGCTGAGATTAATCGTTGCGAGACAAAAGATTTGATTCGACTTTTGCCGCCGAAATCGGAACAAGGTGACTCAATGCCGATTGCAACATCGGAGTTTTGGTGACAGAATCGTTTGCTAAGTTAAACAAAGGATTCGATAGGACACCTGCCAAAGTTGTGGCAACTAAGGTGAGTACAACGCTGACTTGCAAAGGCCGCATTCCTTGAAGATTCCAGCGAACGGGCGGATAATTTTTCACCGAGTCTGACATTTCTTGAGGTTCTTTTACTACCATCATTTTGACGACGCGGATGTAGTAGTAAATTGAAACTACGCTGGTGATTAATGCCAGGATAACTAAGCCGTAAAGTCCAGCTTGCCAGCCAGCCCAGAACAGGTAAATTTTACCGAAGAATCCAGCTAGGGGCGGAATTCCACCGAGGGAAAGCAGGCAAATACTCAATGCTAATGTTAGCAGCGGATCTTTGTTGTACAAACCGGAGTATTCGCTGATTTGATCGGTTCCTGTCCGCAGGGAGAACAAGATGATGCAGGCGAAAGCGCCTAGGTTCATGAACAGGTAAACCAACATATAAAATATCATGCTGGAGTAACCGGCTTCGGTTCCTGCTACTAAACCAATCATCACAAATCCGGCTTGGGCGATCGACGAATAAGCTAACAGCCGCTTCATGCTAGTCTGGGCGAGGGCCACTACATTACCTAACACCATGCTGAGGATGGCTAAGGCTGTGAATACCAAGTGCCACTGGGCGGTAAGTGCGGGGAATGCACTGGTTAACAAGCGGATTGCTAGGGCAAAACCGGCTGCTTTGGAACCGACAGACAGGAACGCGACAACGGGTGTCGGCGAACCTTCGTAAACGTCTGGAGTCCACTGGTGGAAGGGAACTGCGGAGATTTTAAAGGCGATTCCGGCGATCGCAAAAACCAATGCAATCACTAAACCGAGAGATTCACCGTTATTCACAGTAGAAAGGTTAGCTGCGATCGCACTTAGCGTAGTTTGGCCGCCAGACAATCCGTACAGCAGCGACAAACCGTAGAGAAATACCGCCGAAGAAGACGCACCAATTAACAAATATTTCAAAGCAGCTTCATTGGAACGCGGATCGCGTTTTGTGTAACCCGTCAGCAAATAAGACGAGATACTCAGAGTTTCCAACGAAATAAAAATCATCACCAATTCATCAGCGCCGCTGAGGAACATTCCCCCCAAAGTCGCGGTGAGTAAAATGCAGATAAATTCCGCTAAAGCCGTACCGGTTTGCAGTACGTAGCGGACGGATATCAAAATAGTGACAGCCGCCGTCAAAGCGATAATTCCGCGAAACAACAAACTCAAGGCATCGCTGTTAAAACCGCCCAGAAACGAGATAGTGTTAGTGTTATCCCACTGCAAACACAAGGCACCGACGGCGGTCAGCAAACCGGCAACGGCAACGTAGGGAGTCCAATTAGAGGAACTGCGGCCTACGATTAAATCGCCGACGAGAACCACCAAGAGGGTGATGATGACAATTCCCTCGGGTAAGATAGTTCCAGCATTTAGCTGGGCTGCAAGAGTAGCAAAATCCATATTTTCAGGCTGGTTGGGTAATACAGGCTAGGGAAGGCTGTAATGGGCAGTGATCTCGTAAAAATTATTTACCAAACTGGATTGTAACTGATTACAGCTTCGCGATCCCAGCGGGGCCTACGTTTGTTGTCGGAAATTCGGGCTGCGGCGGGGAGTTGGCGGTTGAAACCGCAACTAGACAAACTATTTCCCTTTTGATGGTTCGATCGTTCTGAATGCAAGTCCTTCTGTTGGGATGCGGACTGAAGTCCTCACTACAAACGGTTTTGATGGTTCGATCGTTCTGAATGCAAGTCCTTCTGTTGGGATGCGGACTGAAGTCCTCACTACAAACGGTTTTGATGGTTCGTCGTTAGGACTTTCGCCCTACTCTTGGATGCGGACTGAAGTCCTCACTACAAACGGTTTTGATGGTTCGTCGTTAGGACTTTCGCCCTACTCTTGGATGCGGACTGAAGTCCTCACTACAAACGGTTTTGATGCTTCGTCGTTAGGACTTTCGCCCTACTCTTGGATGCGGACTGAAGTCCTCACTACAAACGGTTTTGATGGTTCGTCGTTAGGGCTTTCGCCCTATTCTTGGATGCGGACTGAAGTCCTCACTACAAACTATCGGAACTGCCACAATGTAGAAAATATAACTAATCTCTCGGCATGACTGACTCGCTAAGTGCTTACAAACAGCAGATTCTCCATCACTTTAACAACCGCCCGGATTCAGAAACACGGCGCAATATTTTCTCCCCAATTAGCGCGTTCCTTGGGTTGTCAATTAGCCCTGTGTCTAGGAACACAACACCAAAAAGTATCGCCCATCCTTTGGCGCGTTGCAGTGTTGCTTCCGAAGCATTTGTATATTCTACGATCGCCCGTTGGCGTGCATTTCGATCGCCAAAAAGCATCCAAATAGCAGCAATATCTGTGGCAATATCGCCTGATGTCATGTCGCCCCAATCAATAATCCCGGCGATCGCACCGTTGACAACCAGCACATTTCGCGGGTGAAGATCGCCGTGCAGCCATGTTGCTTCAACGTCAACAGGCGCGTTTAAAGCCACATTCCAAGCATTCTCGATCTCTCGATCGATCGGGTTAGTTTTCGCCTTTAGCCGTTGCATCCGTTCCTCAACAGAAGCTGCCCGCTGCTGCAACGGTACGCCACGAAACGCATTTGATGGCGCATTAAATGGCGCAGGTACGTGCAACGATCGCAAGAAAGAGGCAAAGCATTTTGCTTGATTGGCATGAGGTTCTTCTAAATCGGCAGTCACACCGGGCAGCCAGGGCAATACACTCCACGGCCAAGGATAGCCCTGTGCTGGCTTGCCAACCCTGTAAGGGGTTGGAACAGGCAGAAAAAGCCGATCGGCCAAAATCGGCAGCCAAGTTTGCTCGTTTTCGAGAAGGGAGGCTGCTATTTTTCGGCGCGGGAGTCGTACCGACAACTCGTCGCCCAGCCGAAACATTGCATTATCCCAACCAGAATCAACGAGATGAATTGGCAAGTGTTTCAAATCTGCGTGCTGGTTTTCTAACAATCTGTAGACGAGGGCTGCATCTATTTCGACTTCGGATATCGGTGTTCCTATCGAACTCGGTTTTCCTTCCAACTCCATATTTGCCTCTTTGGCTTGACTGTCGCTTTTTTAAGGCAATAGTCAGGATTTTTTTTTGAACGGTTCTCTAACAATTTTTGGGCTTTAATTTCAATTATTGTGCTTTTTCCCTCTCGTTATGCTCCACCCCTGACTTGAAAAAAAAGATCCATCGGTCGGCTCAGGCTTCTATCCTTAAAATCAACCAAAATTATGTCAGGAGTTTACTTAAGAGAGGGCGGGTGCCGGCCTTTATACAGTCGATTATTTCATGAATTTTTCGCCGGCACGCGCCCCTACCGCCATATGGTTGACTGAAGAAATTCGTCAAAAAACCTATTTGTCAACCGTATTGAACTATACATCCTCCTCAACAGATTTTTCTGCCAACATTCCGTGAATATCTCGTTTGACTTGCTCTAAAAGTTCGCGCACTTGACTCATTCGGGCTGTGTTACGGCTGCGAGCTATCTGCATCACTAAAGCAGATAGCTCAGTTACAGTATTCCGCAATTCACTGAATTCTGGAGGCACATTGCGGATCTCTTTAGAAGAGTCCGACGGGCTTTGCTCGGAACGCTCTGCTAGGAGTTCCTTACCAGTATCAGTAATGGTATAAACGCGCTTGCCGCTTACTTGCTCGCTGGTTAAATAGCCCCCTTCTTCTAACATTTGAAGTGTGGGATAGACTGAACCAGGACTGAGACGACGGAATTCACCATAGCGGCTTTCCATTTCTTTGATCAGGTTGTAACCATGACTGGGCCCATCGGAAAGCATCTCCAACAGAATAAATTTAATGTCGCCTCGGCGAGTTCGATGTTCGTCTCCCCAGTTTCTATCAAGTGATTCGTGGTGGGGAGGTCTTCCGTGATGTTTACCGTGATGTCTCCCGCGCTCTCTCCCGTGATGTTCGTCATGTTGGAATACAAACCAATCTAACCCTGGGCGATCGCCTCGATCGCCCACTAATGCCAATACTGGAAAGCGGAACAAAAAGTTTCTAAACATAGGTCACTACTAAATCAACAGACTTCAGTATAACGATATATCGCGACCTATCGCGATATATCGTTAACTTGTAATATATCTTTACAAAAACCGAGATTCACCCTCAATCGGTTGTATAGAGTGGGTTTCGGCTAGGTAGCGTCAGCGTCCAGTATCCGGTGGCGAATCACAGCAGCGTCGAAGGTTACGCCAAGGGTCGTTTCTACGATCGCGATCGGCGCGATCGCAAAGCCCAAGCATCACCTCGCCCTGTTCGCTTGCTGCAAATCCAGGGAGGCAAAACCTACGCAGGGCTGTACGCCAAAGGTGACATTTCCATAACGCCTGCAAAGATGCCGTTGTTTGCCCGTTGGGATAGTGACGATCGCCCGATGCAGATTCCGATTGCGTCTCGTTTCATCGAAAGTGTTGCTGTTGAAGCCTTTGAGATGAATCCAGAGCGGCTGGAATTGCTCTCGGAATTTCGGACGCGCGATCGACAAATTGAGTCGATCGGCATTATGATGCTTTCGGAACTGCAACAGGAGAATTTAGGCGGAAGACTCTACATCGAATCGTTGTCAAATATCCTAGCAGTGCATTTGCTCAGACAATACTTTGCTGCCAAACCGCGCCTGACAATTTACGAGGGTGGTTTGCCCGAGCGTCAAGTTCTTCTAGTATTGGAATACATAAACGAACACCTAAGTCAAGACATTAAGCTTGCAGATTTAGCGGCATTGCTGGGTATGAGTCAGTTTCATTTTAGCCATATGTTCAAACAGGCGATCGGAATAGCTCCTTATCAATATCTACTCCAGCAACGAGTAGAACGGGCGAAGGATTTGGGAGCATCTCAGTTTTGCATTATTTATAGTGCGAGTATTATATAGCTTGCAAGCTGTATAATACTCGCGAGCTATATAATACTCGCACTCAAATAAAAAATGTTTTTTGCAAAAATGAGATGCTCCCAAGGATTTGTTGAAGCAAAAAGAGCGATCGATTATGGAAATTGCTTGAGAATGTGGGTTCAATAGCCACAGCCATCTGAGCAAACAGTTTCGGCAGCTTACGGGCATGACACCGAAATCTTACAGAACTCATTATGGGAGCATTTCAGTTTTGCTTTAAGAGTGCGAGCGTCCTCGCACAGCCCAGGTTATAAAAGCCCGTGCGAGCGTCCTCGCTCGCACTCAAACAAAAAAATGCGGCGTTGCAAAAATGAGATGCTCCCGCTACCAACTGATAATCAGCGGCAATCCAGGTCGGAAATCTACCGGTTGCCCCTGC
Encoded here:
- a CDS encoding cyclic peptide export ABC transporter, with protein sequence MNVIWLLLKASWLNVSIAILTGLISGGCSAQLIALINRAISDNANQNLVWYFAGLAVLALVTGVISQFLLIYLSQEAVYNLRLSLSRGILSSPLRHLEELGANRLMATLTDDVGTLSNTIFLIPFLCVDMAVVVGCLTYLSTLSGTVFAVVFAFLALTIATVQLLLNKMRKFFDLAREEQDVLFKHFRSITEGIKELKLHSSRRQEFFDEELQVSAADSRDYNLQALNTAAVATGVGQLLFFMLIGLLLFAVPKFVPVSTSVLSAYILTSTYLMSPFQNILQRLPAIFRANTAVEKIERMGLALASQAEITAAVKPVKTADWQTLELKETTHSYPGDQEDSNFILGEISLKFHRGELVFIVGGNGSGKSTFAKLLTGLYIPESGEILLDGQRITNENREWYRQHFSAIFSDFYLFERLLGMTNHDLDKQAAEYLREFHLDNKVEVKDGVLSTTALSQGQRKRLALLTAYLEDRPIYLFDEWASDQDPFFRDIFYKQLLPELKRRGKTVFVISHDDRYFDLADRAIKLDYGKIEYDRQHG
- a CDS encoding NAD(P)H-quinone oxidoreductase subunit N codes for the protein MDFATLAAQLNAGTILPEGIVIITLLVVLVGDLIVGRSSSNWTPYVAVAGLLTAVGALCLQWDNTNTISFLGGFNSDALSLLFRGIIALTAAVTILISVRYVLQTGTALAEFICILLTATLGGMFLSGADELVMIFISLETLSISSYLLTGYTKRDPRSNEAALKYLLIGASSSAVFLYGLSLLYGLSGGQTTLSAIAANLSTVNNGESLGLVIALVFAIAGIAFKISAVPFHQWTPDVYEGSPTPVVAFLSVGSKAAGFALAIRLLTSAFPALTAQWHLVFTALAILSMVLGNVVALAQTSMKRLLAYSSIAQAGFVMIGLVAGTEAGYSSMIFYMLVYLFMNLGAFACIILFSLRTGTDQISEYSGLYNKDPLLTLALSICLLSLGGIPPLAGFFGKIYLFWAGWQAGLYGLVILALITSVVSIYYYIRVVKMMVVKEPQEMSDSVKNYPPVRWNLQGMRPLQVSVVLTLVATTLAGVLSNPLFNLANDSVTKTPMLQSALSHLVPISAAKVESNLLSRND
- a CDS encoding aminoglycoside phosphotransferase family protein yields the protein MELEGKPSSIGTPISEVEIDAALVYRLLENQHADLKHLPIHLVDSGWDNAMFRLGDELSVRLPRRKIAASLLENEQTWLPILADRLFLPVPTPYRVGKPAQGYPWPWSVLPWLPGVTADLEEPHANQAKCFASFLRSLHVPAPFNAPSNAFRGVPLQQRAASVEERMQRLKAKTNPIDREIENAWNVALNAPVDVEATWLHGDLHPRNVLVVNGAIAGIIDWGDMTSGDIATDIAAIWMLFGDRNARQRAIVEYTNASEATLQRAKGWAILFGVVFLDTGLIDNPRNALIGEKILRRVSESGRLLK
- a CDS encoding PadR family transcriptional regulator — its product is MFRNFLFRFPVLALVGDRGDRPGLDWFVFQHDEHHGRERGRHHGKHHGRPPHHESLDRNWGDEHRTRRGDIKFILLEMLSDGPSHGYNLIKEMESRYGEFRRLSPGSVYPTLQMLEEGGYLTSEQVSGKRVYTITDTGKELLAERSEQSPSDSSKEIRNVPPEFSELRNTVTELSALVMQIARSRNTARMSQVRELLEQVKRDIHGMLAEKSVEEDV
- a CDS encoding AraC family transcriptional regulator codes for the protein MANHSSVEGYAKGRFYDRDRRDRKAQASPRPVRLLQIQGGKTYAGLYAKGDISITPAKMPLFARWDSDDRPMQIPIASRFIESVAVEAFEMNPERLELLSEFRTRDRQIESIGIMMLSELQQENLGGRLYIESLSNILAVHLLRQYFAAKPRLTIYEGGLPERQVLLVLEYINEHLSQDIKLADLAALLGMSQFHFSHMFKQAIGIAPYQYLLQQRVERAKDLGASQFCIIYSASII